The following proteins come from a genomic window of Varunaivibrio sulfuroxidans:
- the dapF gene encoding diaminopimelate epimerase: MTTPFTKMHGLGNDFVVFDARARLLDLDARQIAAIANRRTGVGCDQVIIMENPDTASQDADVFMRIYNADGGEVGACGNATRCIASAIMLETGRDEAVIQTRAGNLHAHRAPGDAITVDMGPARLGWRDIPLNEERDTAHLNISSGPLRDPVAVNVGNPHAVFIVADVTAIDLDTHGPILEKHPLFPERANIEAAQVIDRAHIRLRVWERGAGITQACGTGACATLVACARRGLTGRTAEVLLDGGPLVIEWRADDHVLMTGPVAISYDGALAPSLTAPSPADTAED, from the coding sequence ATGACGACACCATTCACCAAGATGCACGGGCTAGGGAACGACTTCGTCGTTTTCGATGCGCGCGCGCGCTTGTTAGACCTGGACGCCCGGCAAATCGCCGCTATCGCCAACCGGCGCACCGGCGTCGGCTGCGATCAGGTGATTATCATGGAAAATCCGGACACGGCATCCCAAGACGCCGATGTTTTCATGCGCATTTACAATGCCGACGGCGGTGAGGTTGGCGCTTGCGGCAACGCCACGCGCTGTATCGCGTCCGCGATCATGCTTGAGACCGGGCGCGACGAGGCCGTCATACAAACCCGGGCGGGTAATCTCCATGCCCACCGCGCGCCGGGCGACGCGATCACGGTGGACATGGGACCGGCCCGCCTTGGCTGGCGCGACATTCCCCTAAACGAAGAGCGCGACACGGCGCACCTGAACATTTCGTCAGGCCCCCTACGCGATCCGGTGGCGGTCAACGTCGGCAACCCTCACGCCGTATTTATCGTCGCGGACGTCACGGCGATCGATCTCGACACCCACGGCCCGATTCTGGAAAAACACCCCCTGTTTCCCGAACGCGCCAATATCGAAGCCGCCCAGGTGATCGACCGCGCGCATATCCGCCTGCGCGTGTGGGAACGCGGCGCGGGAATCACCCAGGCCTGCGGCACCGGGGCATGCGCAACTCTCGTCGCCTGCGCCCGACGCGGATTGACCGGGCGCACGGCCGAAGTTTTACTTGACGGCGGCCCCCTCGTCATCGAGTGGCGCGCCGACGACCACGTCTTAATGACCGGCCCCGTGGCGATCAGCTACGATGGCGCGCTCGCCCCCTCGTTGACCGCCCCGTCCCCTGCCGACACCGCCGAAGACTAA
- the mtaB gene encoding tRNA (N(6)-L-threonylcarbamoyladenosine(37)-C(2))-methylthiotransferase MtaB, translating to MVEPEVITLGCRLNTLESEMMRDQARRGGARDTVIVNTCAVTREAERQARQTIRKIRRERPDAKIIVTGCAAQLSPETFADMAEVDRVVGNREKLSHATLLGNDATGVAVSDIMADEVAGGPLVSGIEGRTRAFVQIQQGCDHRCTFCIIPFARGPNRAVDAARIVEQVRLLAAGGHQEVVLTGVDISSYGAERDNGPTLAHLVRTILHDVPSLKRLRLSSLDPDGIDDDLARLFAEDARMMPHVHLSLQACDDMILKRMKRRHSRAQAVDAISLLRHYRPDIAIGADLIAGFPTETDVMFANTLNAVEAFGLDLLHVFPFSPRSGAPAAKMPQVAPADIKDRARRLREAGTLARRRFLQRFANADVNVLVEKNGFGHTDHFAPVRVDRRLRPGTVHTLRIVNFDDDALIAKETP from the coding sequence ATGGTCGAACCCGAAGTCATTACCCTGGGCTGCCGCCTAAACACGTTGGAATCGGAAATGATGCGCGATCAGGCGCGCAGGGGCGGCGCGCGCGACACCGTCATCGTCAACACTTGCGCCGTCACCCGCGAAGCCGAACGCCAAGCCCGCCAAACCATTCGTAAAATTCGCCGCGAACGCCCCGACGCCAAGATCATCGTCACCGGATGCGCGGCGCAGCTTTCCCCTGAAACCTTCGCCGACATGGCCGAAGTCGATCGTGTCGTCGGCAACCGTGAAAAATTGAGCCACGCCACCTTACTCGGCAACGACGCCACCGGCGTCGCGGTGTCCGACATCATGGCCGACGAGGTGGCCGGCGGTCCGTTGGTCAGCGGTATCGAGGGGCGCACCCGCGCCTTCGTGCAAATTCAACAGGGCTGCGATCACCGTTGCACATTTTGCATCATTCCCTTCGCCCGAGGCCCCAACCGTGCGGTCGATGCCGCGCGGATCGTCGAACAGGTGCGCCTGCTGGCCGCCGGCGGCCACCAAGAGGTGGTGCTGACCGGCGTTGACATCTCATCCTATGGCGCCGAACGGGATAACGGCCCGACCCTGGCGCACTTGGTGCGCACAATTTTGCACGACGTTCCCAGCCTAAAGCGGCTGCGCCTCAGTTCTCTGGACCCGGACGGCATCGACGACGATCTGGCGCGCTTGTTCGCCGAGGACGCACGAATGATGCCCCATGTCCACCTTAGCCTCCAGGCCTGCGACGACATGATCTTGAAACGGATGAAGCGCCGCCACAGCCGCGCCCAGGCCGTGGACGCCATCTCCTTGCTCCGCCATTATCGCCCCGATATCGCCATTGGCGCCGACCTGATCGCGGGCTTTCCGACGGAAACCGACGTCATGTTCGCCAACACTCTGAACGCGGTGGAGGCCTTCGGTCTCGACCTGCTGCATGTCTTTCCCTTTTCTCCGCGTTCGGGCGCGCCGGCGGCAAAAATGCCTCAGGTCGCCCCCGCCGACATCAAAGATCGCGCGCGCCGCCTGCGCGAAGCAGGCACCCTGGCCCGGCGGCGTTTTTTGCAACGCTTCGCCAACGCCGACGTGAACGTCCTCGTCGAAAAAAACGGCTTCGGCCACACCGACCATTTCGCCCCGGTAAGGGTCGATCGACGGCTACGTCCGGGAACCGTCCACACCCTGCGCATCGTCAATTTCGATGACGACGCCCTGATCGCAAAGGAGACGCCATGA
- the rplS gene encoding 50S ribosomal protein L19, producing MNMIEQIESEQLDKLAAGRETPQFAPGDTVKVQVKVIEGTRERLQAFEGVCIARKNKGLNSSFTVRKIASGEGVERVFPLYSPNVATIEVVRRGDVRRAKLYYLRGRTGKAARIAEKTDGYSGKLTAGERAAASEAKVAARAAAMAAAEEKTKEK from the coding sequence ATGAACATGATCGAACAGATCGAAAGCGAACAGCTGGATAAGCTGGCCGCCGGGCGTGAAACGCCGCAATTCGCCCCTGGCGATACCGTCAAGGTGCAGGTCAAGGTGATCGAAGGTACGCGCGAACGCTTGCAGGCGTTCGAAGGCGTGTGCATCGCGCGTAAGAACAAGGGGCTGAATTCCTCGTTCACGGTGCGTAAGATCGCTTCCGGCGAAGGTGTGGAACGCGTTTTCCCGTTGTATTCGCCCAACGTCGCCACGATCGAGGTCGTGCGCCGCGGCGATGTGCGCCGGGCTAAGTTGTATTATCTGCGCGGGCGCACCGGTAAGGCCGCGCGTATCGCCGAAAAAACCGACGGTTATTCGGGTAAGTTGACGGCGGGCGAACGCGCCGCCGCATCCGAGGCCAAGGTCGCGGCGCGCGCTGCCGCAATGGCCGCGGCCGAGGAGAAAACCAAGGAAAAATAA
- the ffh gene encoding signal recognition particle protein — MFENLSSRLGDIFDGLKRRGVLKESDVTDAMRDVRLALLEADVALPVVKDFIAKVTESALGQDVLRSVTPGQMVVKIVNDQLAAMLGADDSALKLANPPAAILMLGLQGSGKTTTTAKIARRLTRRDKKKVLMASLDIYRPAAQQQLAHLGKQSEIVTLPIVLGERPLAIAKRAMDVARREGYDVVILDSAGRLHIDQELMDEVAAVAKATGPSEKLLVTDAMTGQDAVNVAREFDQKVGISGIVLTRVDGDARGGAALSMRAVSGRPIKLMGVGEKLDDLEEFDAQRIAGRILGMGDVVGLVEKAAEVIENEDAEKMAAKMLKGAFTLEDMSAQLGQLRKMGDMKGLLGMLPGVGKVKKQLDAANIDDKAIARQHAIIQSMTAVERRNPKVLNGSRRRRIAAGSGTSVQDVNRLLKQFMMMSKMMKKAGKMGKKGRLGSAMGPGGMMPPMH; from the coding sequence ATGTTCGAAAACCTGTCCAGCCGCTTAGGCGACATTTTCGACGGCCTGAAGAGGCGCGGCGTCCTTAAGGAATCCGACGTTACGGACGCCATGCGCGACGTGCGGTTGGCCCTACTTGAGGCCGATGTCGCCTTGCCGGTGGTGAAGGATTTTATCGCCAAGGTTACCGAAAGCGCCTTGGGGCAAGACGTCTTGCGCTCGGTGACGCCGGGGCAGATGGTCGTCAAGATCGTCAACGATCAACTGGCGGCGATGCTGGGTGCCGACGACAGTGCGCTGAAGCTCGCCAATCCGCCCGCCGCGATTTTGATGCTTGGCCTGCAAGGGTCTGGAAAAACCACGACCACCGCCAAGATCGCGCGTCGCCTGACCCGCCGCGACAAGAAGAAAGTGCTGATGGCGTCGCTCGACATTTATCGTCCGGCGGCGCAGCAGCAGTTGGCGCACCTCGGCAAGCAATCGGAGATCGTGACCCTGCCGATCGTATTGGGCGAGCGACCGTTGGCGATCGCCAAACGGGCGATGGATGTCGCGCGCCGCGAAGGCTACGACGTGGTGATTTTGGACAGCGCCGGTCGTCTTCATATCGATCAAGAATTGATGGACGAGGTGGCGGCGGTCGCCAAGGCGACCGGGCCTAGCGAGAAACTTCTGGTGACCGACGCCATGACGGGCCAGGACGCGGTCAACGTGGCACGGGAATTCGACCAAAAGGTCGGTATCAGCGGCATCGTGTTGACCCGCGTCGATGGCGACGCTCGCGGCGGCGCGGCGCTGTCGATGCGCGCGGTCAGCGGGCGTCCGATCAAATTGATGGGGGTCGGCGAAAAACTCGACGACCTTGAGGAATTCGACGCCCAGCGCATCGCCGGGCGGATCCTCGGCATGGGCGACGTGGTCGGCCTGGTCGAAAAGGCCGCCGAGGTCATCGAGAACGAAGACGCCGAAAAAATGGCCGCCAAGATGCTCAAGGGTGCGTTTACCCTTGAGGATATGAGCGCGCAGTTGGGTCAGTTGCGCAAGATGGGCGACATGAAGGGGCTTTTGGGGATGTTGCCGGGTGTTGGCAAGGTTAAAAAGCAGCTCGACGCCGCCAATATCGATGATAAGGCGATCGCTCGCCAGCATGCGATTATTCAATCCATGACCGCCGTGGAGCGGCGTAATCCCAAGGTGCTCAACGGTTCGCGCCGCCGGCGCATCGCCGCCGGTTCGGGGACCTCGGTTCAAGACGTTAACCGCCTACTCAAACAGTTCATGATGATGAGCAAGATGATGAAGAAGGCGGGAAAAATGGGAAAGAAAGGACGGCTCGGATCCGCGATGGGACCCGGCGGCATGATGCCGCCGATGCACTGA
- the trmD gene encoding tRNA (guanosine(37)-N1)-methyltransferase TrmD, producing the protein MGDVVRRPWSARLLTLYPEMFPGPLGQSLAGRALEDGRWSLETVNIRSFATDKHHTVDDTPSGGGAGMVMRPDVIDRALTGVMADGAVTATDGAPLIYLTPRGRPLTQDRVKALAEGPGVVVLCGRFEGVDQRVLDARAAEEISVGDFVLSGGEIAALVLLDACVRLLPGVIGSRQSLDEESFERDLLEYPHYTRPRSWAGRDVPEVLLSGHHEKICAWRQAQSEIVTRERRPDLWARYLKNRVSK; encoded by the coding sequence ATGGGTGACGTTGTTCGCCGACCATGGTCGGCCCGCTTGCTGACGCTGTACCCGGAGATGTTTCCCGGGCCGCTGGGTCAATCGTTGGCGGGACGGGCGTTGGAAGACGGACGGTGGTCGCTGGAAACGGTGAATATCCGGTCTTTTGCGACCGACAAGCACCACACCGTCGATGATACGCCGAGCGGCGGCGGGGCGGGCATGGTGATGCGTCCCGACGTGATCGACCGGGCGTTGACGGGAGTGATGGCGGACGGCGCGGTGACGGCGACGGATGGTGCGCCGTTGATCTATTTGACGCCAAGGGGGCGTCCCCTGACCCAAGATCGGGTCAAGGCCCTGGCCGAGGGGCCGGGCGTCGTGGTGTTGTGCGGGCGTTTCGAGGGGGTGGACCAAAGGGTGTTGGACGCCCGCGCCGCCGAAGAAATATCGGTCGGCGATTTCGTTCTTTCGGGGGGCGAGATCGCGGCCTTGGTGCTTTTGGATGCGTGCGTGCGTCTGCTGCCGGGGGTCATCGGCAGCCGGCAATCGCTGGACGAGGAGAGTTTCGAGCGGGATCTTTTGGAATACCCGCACTACACGCGGCCGCGCAGTTGGGCGGGGCGGGACGTCCCTGAGGTCCTGCTATCGGGGCATCACGAAAAAATTTGCGCTTGGAGGCAAGCCCAGAGCGAAATCGTCACCCGTGAACGCCGCCCGGATTTGTGGGCGCGTTATTTGAAAAACAGGGTGTCGAAATAA
- the rimM gene encoding ribosome maturation factor RimM (Essential for efficient processing of 16S rRNA), protein MTQRCAPQHGENKAPGARVLVAVVTGVRGLKGEVRLKSFTADPTRVDAYGPLSDESGRRRFSLRTVGAAKGGQVIARIDGVADRTAAEALKGVRLYVDRDALPEPEEDEYYLSDLVGLIVVDGAGENFGRVEAADDYGAGVVLDIVCEDGVRVVVPFTRAVIPEVDLAGRRMVIVPPGGLFDTPPNEDGGEGGDADG, encoded by the coding sequence ATGACCCAACGATGTGCGCCGCAGCACGGCGAAAACAAGGCGCCCGGCGCACGGGTTTTGGTCGCCGTTGTTACCGGGGTTCGGGGGCTGAAAGGTGAGGTCCGCCTGAAGAGTTTTACCGCGGATCCGACCCGGGTGGACGCCTACGGCCCCTTATCCGACGAGAGTGGGCGGCGGCGGTTTTCGCTTCGCACTGTCGGTGCGGCCAAGGGCGGGCAGGTGATCGCTCGGATTGACGGCGTCGCCGACCGCACCGCCGCCGAGGCTTTAAAGGGGGTGCGTCTGTACGTGGATCGTGACGCCCTGCCCGAGCCCGAGGAGGATGAATATTACTTGTCCGATCTCGTCGGGCTGATCGTGGTGGACGGCGCGGGCGAGAATTTTGGGCGCGTCGAGGCGGCCGACGATTATGGGGCCGGCGTGGTGCTCGATATCGTATGCGAAGATGGTGTGCGGGTTGTGGTTCCGTTCACACGGGCGGTCATTCCCGAAGTCGATCTCGCTGGGCGGCGCATGGTGATCGTTCCGCCGGGCGGGCTGTTCGATACACCGCCAAACGAGGACGGCGGCGAAGGTGGTGACGCGGATGGGTGA
- the rpsP gene encoding 30S ribosomal protein S16 — protein MSLRIRLSRGGAKKRPFYRVVVADSRSPRDGKFIERLGTYNPMVAKDHPERLILNEERIKHWLGVGALPSDRVARFLGAAGIVAVPAVPKQTKKNQPKAKAQERLREAEEKAAEAAEAAATAAAAPDEAAEAAPASA, from the coding sequence ATGTCTTTACGGATCAGGCTTTCCCGCGGCGGCGCCAAAAAGCGTCCCTTCTATCGTGTCGTCGTCGCCGATTCGCGCAGCCCGCGTGACGGCAAATTCATCGAACGGCTCGGCACATACAATCCGATGGTCGCCAAGGATCATCCCGAACGGTTGATTTTGAACGAAGAACGTATCAAGCATTGGCTTGGCGTCGGCGCGCTGCCATCCGACCGTGTCGCCCGTTTTCTGGGCGCGGCGGGAATTGTCGCCGTCCCGGCCGTGCCGAAGCAAACCAAGAAAAATCAACCTAAGGCGAAGGCGCAGGAACGTCTGCGCGAGGCCGAGGAAAAGGCCGCCGAAGCCGCTGAGGCCGCTGCGACCGCCGCCGCGGCTCCAGATGAAGCCGCCGAGGCCGCCCCGGCAAGCGCGTAA
- the leuD gene encoding 3-isopropylmalate dehydratase small subunit: protein MDKFTKLSGIAAPLPIRNVDTDMIIPKQFLKTIKRTGLGKNLFDEMRYLDDGSENPDFVLNKPAYRNAKILVAGDNFGCGSSREHAPWSILDFGIRCIVATSFADIFYNNCFKNGILPIRLPQEDVDKLMDDAERGANAVVTVDLEKQEITGPDGGRISFDIDPFRKQCLLEGLDDIALTLKKGEKIDAFEARYRLGQPWLFA from the coding sequence ATGGACAAGTTCACTAAACTGTCAGGGATCGCCGCGCCGTTGCCGATCCGCAACGTCGATACCGACATGATCATTCCCAAGCAGTTCCTTAAGACCATCAAACGCACCGGGCTGGGCAAGAATCTGTTCGACGAGATGCGCTACCTCGACGACGGCTCGGAAAATCCCGATTTCGTCCTCAACAAGCCGGCCTATCGTAACGCCAAGATCCTGGTGGCGGGGGACAATTTCGGTTGCGGGTCGTCGCGCGAACACGCGCCGTGGTCGATCCTCGATTTCGGCATTCGCTGTATCGTCGCCACCAGCTTCGCCGACATCTTCTACAACAACTGTTTCAAGAACGGCATCTTGCCGATCCGTCTACCCCAGGAAGACGTCGATAAGCTGATGGACGACGCTGAGCGCGGCGCCAACGCCGTCGTTACCGTGGATCTTGAGAAACAGGAAATTACCGGGCCGGACGGCGGGCGGATCTCCTTCGATATCGACCCGTTCCGCAAGCAATGCTTGCTCGAAGGGTTGGACGATATCGCCCTGACCCTGAAAAAGGGCGAGAAAATCGACGCGTTCGAGGCCCGCTACCGGCTCGGCCAGCCCTGGCTGTTCGCTTGA
- a CDS encoding helix-turn-helix domain-containing protein — MKRRPPKDHPDPIDIHVGARIKARRTGLRISQSEIGKKLNVTFQQIQKYENGTNRVGASNLYRMSQALDVDVAYFFHDIPKEITHGGHAGDGLSDSAISKFDHDPMSSTESIKLVHNYFRIVNTKVRQRIFQLVKTIAETRDAAT, encoded by the coding sequence ATGAAACGGAGACCACCTAAAGATCATCCCGACCCCATCGACATTCATGTCGGCGCACGCATCAAGGCCCGACGCACGGGGTTGCGCATTAGCCAATCGGAAATTGGAAAAAAATTAAACGTAACGTTTCAACAAATTCAAAAATACGAAAACGGAACCAACCGCGTCGGCGCCAGCAACTTATATCGCATGTCGCAAGCCCTCGATGTCGATGTGGCGTATTTTTTTCACGATATCCCCAAAGAGATCACGCACGGAGGCCACGCGGGCGACGGGCTGAGCGATAGTGCGATTTCCAAATTCGACCACGACCCGATGTCCTCGACGGAATCCATTAAACTGGTGCACAACTATTTTCGTATCGTCAACACCAAGGTCCGTCAACGCATCTTCCAGTTGGTCAAGACCATCGCCGAAACCCGCGACGCCGCGACTTAG
- the leuC gene encoding 3-isopropylmalate dehydratase large subunit: MSDKKTLFDKIWRSHLIEAQDDGACLIYIDRHLVHEVTSPQAFEGLRAAGRAVRAPKQTLAVADHNVPTTGRARGIANEQSRIQVETLEKNVAEFGVPYFSMDDIRQGVVHIVGPEQGFTLPGMTIVCGDSHTATHGAFGALAFGIGTSEVEHVLATQTLGQKPAKNMRVTVTGSLPAGVGAKDIVLAIIGEIGTAGGTGYVIEYAGEAITALSMEGRMTVCNMTIEAGARAGLIAPDETTFDYLKGRPMVPKGGAWEQAVAYWRGLKSDPEARFDKEVTIDASTLVPNVTWGTSPEDVIGIDGRVPDPAQEADEGKRRSMARALTYMGLEAGMAMCDIVIDRVFIGSCTNGRIEDLRAAAAIAKGRKVAPGVGAMVVPGSGLVKEQAEAEGLDAIFLEAGFEWRDAGCSMCLAMNDDKLKAGERCASTSNRNFEGRQGKGGRTHLVSPAMAAAAAIRGKLTDVRTLD; this comes from the coding sequence CTGTCGGATAAGAAGACACTGTTCGATAAAATATGGCGAAGCCATCTGATCGAGGCGCAGGATGACGGCGCGTGCCTGATTTATATCGACCGCCACCTCGTCCACGAAGTGACCTCGCCGCAGGCTTTCGAGGGCCTGCGCGCCGCAGGTCGCGCCGTGCGCGCGCCCAAACAAACCCTTGCGGTCGCCGATCACAATGTGCCGACCACCGGGCGGGCGCGTGGCATCGCCAACGAACAATCGCGCATTCAAGTCGAAACCCTGGAAAAAAATGTCGCCGAGTTCGGCGTTCCTTATTTCTCGATGGACGACATTCGCCAGGGCGTTGTTCATATCGTCGGCCCCGAGCAGGGGTTTACTTTGCCCGGCATGACGATTGTCTGCGGCGATAGCCACACCGCGACCCACGGCGCTTTCGGGGCGTTGGCCTTCGGTATCGGCACCTCGGAGGTCGAGCATGTCTTGGCGACCCAGACGCTGGGCCAGAAACCGGCCAAGAACATGCGCGTCACCGTGACCGGAAGTTTGCCCGCGGGCGTCGGCGCGAAAGACATCGTGCTGGCGATCATCGGCGAGATCGGCACCGCGGGCGGTACCGGATATGTCATCGAGTACGCCGGCGAGGCGATAACGGCGCTGTCCATGGAAGGGCGGATGACGGTCTGCAACATGACCATCGAAGCGGGCGCGCGCGCCGGTCTGATCGCCCCGGACGAGACCACCTTCGATTACCTGAAGGGGCGTCCGATGGTCCCCAAGGGCGGGGCTTGGGAGCAGGCGGTGGCCTACTGGCGTGGCCTAAAAAGCGACCCCGAGGCACGCTTCGACAAGGAAGTGACGATCGACGCCTCGACCCTGGTTCCCAACGTCACTTGGGGCACCAGCCCGGAAGATGTGATCGGCATCGACGGGCGCGTGCCCGACCCCGCCCAGGAGGCCGATGAAGGCAAACGCCGCTCGATGGCGCGGGCGTTGACGTATATGGGTCTTGAGGCGGGGATGGCGATGTGTGACATTGTTATCGACCGGGTCTTCATCGGCTCGTGCACCAACGGGCGGATCGAAGATTTGCGCGCCGCCGCCGCGATCGCCAAGGGGCGCAAGGTCGCCCCCGGCGTCGGCGCGATGGTGGTGCCGGGCTCCGGGCTGGTCAAGGAACAGGCCGAGGCCGAAGGCCTGGATGCGATCTTCCTTGAGGCCGGCTTTGAATGGCGCGACGCGGGTTGTTCGATGTGTTTGGCGATGAACGACGATAAATTAAAGGCGGGCGAACGCTGCGCCTCGACATCGAACCGCAATTTCGAGGGCCGCCAGGGCAAAGGCGGGCGTACCCACCTGGTCAGTCCCGCGATGGCCGCCGCCGCTGCGATCCGTGGAAAATTGACCGACGTGCGCACGCTGGATTGA